From the genome of Corallococcus macrosporus DSM 14697:
GTGGCGCGCTGCATCTCATGGCGCAGCTCGCGCAGGTTCCCCGGCCACGGGTGGGCCAGCAGCGCCTCCGCCGCGGCCTCCGACAACAGCCGGGCGCGTCCGTCCGGGCACAGGTGCGCGCACTGGTTGAGGAAGTGCTTGGCCAGCAGCGGCAGGTCGGCGGGGCGCTCGCGCAGGGGCGGCAGGCGGACTTCCACGCCCTTCACGCGCCAGTAGAGGTCCTCGCGGAAGGCGCCCTCCTGGAGCATCCGGCCCAGATCCCGGTGCGTGGCGGAGATGAGCCGCACGTCCACCTGGACGGGCCGGTCCGCGCCCACCGGCAGGATGTCCCCCGTCTCCAGCGCGCGCAGCACCTTCACCTGGAGGGACGGCGACATGTCGCCCAGCTCGTCCAGGAAGAGCGTGCCGCCGTCCGCCTCGGCGAAGAGGCCGCGGTGGTCCTTCGCCGCGCCGGTGAAGCTCCCCTTCACGTGGCCGAACAGGGCGCTCTCCAGCAGCGACTCCGGCAGCGCGCCGCAGTTGATGGGGACGAAGGGCCCGGCGTGGCGGCGGCTCTTGAGGTGGACGGTGCGCGCGAGCAGCTCCTTGCCCGTGCCATTCTCCCCCGTGACGAGCACCGGCAGCTCACTGGCCGCCACGCGCTCCGCCAGGGACGTGGCCGCCAGGAAGGACGCGCTCTGCCCCACCAGGGAGACACCACCCGCCGCGCGCGTCAGCGAGCTGCGCAGCGTCTCCACCTGCCGCTCCAGCGTCACCCGCGCGAGCGCCCGCTGCGCCACCACCAGCAGCACGTCCGGGTCCACCGGCTTGGTGAGGAAGTCGTACGCGCCCAGGCGCACCGCCTCCAGCGTGTG
Proteins encoded in this window:
- a CDS encoding sigma-54-dependent transcriptional regulator, with the protein product MSAPHPLLLVDDDAAFRKVYGGLLREAGYEVVEAADRPSARAAFDARDFPLVLLDLMLPPDGSVSAGLEGLAALLSAKPGTKVIVVSGAGDTRHTLEAVRLGAYDFLTKPVDPDVLLVVAQRALARVTLERQVETLRSSLTRAAGGVSLVGQSASFLAATSLAERVAASELPVLVTGENGTGKELLARTVHLKSRRHAGPFVPINCGALPESLLESALFGHVKGSFTGAAKDHRGLFAEADGGTLFLDELGDMSPSLQVKVLRALETGDILPVGADRPVQVDVRLISATHRDLGRMLQEGAFREDLYWRVKGVEVRLPPLRERPADLPLLAKHFLNQCAHLCPDGRARLLSEAAAEALLAHPWPGNLRELRHEMQRATVLAGERREIQPEDLSFTGSERPRTSPAPGTPTLAQKVEALERREIEEALKRLNGNRTHTAEALGLSRQGLLKKLERFGLT